From a region of the Odontesthes bonariensis isolate fOdoBon6 chromosome 4, fOdoBon6.hap1, whole genome shotgun sequence genome:
- the sgsh gene encoding N-sulfoglucosamine sulfohydrolase gives MLSQVFLLIVASCCIVVSKRRNVLLIIADDAGFETDVYNNSVVHTPHLRSLAQRSVVFSNAFTSVSSCSPSRSAILTGLPQHQNGMYGLHQGVHHFNSFDGVQSLPLLLSQADVHTGIIGKKHVGPGFVFPFDFAYTEENNSVLQVGRNITRIKLLVRKFFQTHKEEAFEQRQEREKRKGNSANISEEERPFFLYVAFHDTHRCGHSQPQYGAFCEKFGNGEVGMGRIPDWTPVYYTPEQVKVPPFVPDTPAARADLAAQYTTVSRLDQGIGLVLQELREAGYENDTLIIYSSDNGIPFPNGRTNLYRSGTAEPMLVSSPEHRERWGNSSQAYVSLLDITPTILDWFSVSYPSYSLPGSPATQVLLTGRSLLPALVSEPSSWHTVFSSQSLHEVTMYYPTRSVHLGAYHLLHNLHYRMPFPIDQDLYVSPTFQDLLNRTRLLQPTHWFKSLDQYYYRERWELYDISTDPLETKNLASDPSYSAVLESLRQRLQKWQWETGDPWVCGPDYVLEDKLEPHCRPLYNGL, from the exons ATGCTGTCTCAGGTGTTTCTTCTCATTGTAGCATCTTGTTGCATTGTGGTGTCAAAAAGAAGAAACGTACTTCTAATAATTG CTGATGATGCAGGGTTTGAAACAGATGTTTATAACAATTCAGTGGTCCACACCCCCCATCTGCGCTCCCTGGCCCAGCGCAGCGTGGTGTTCAGCAACGCATTCACATCTGTCAGCAGCTGCTCCCCCAGCCGCTCCGCCATCCTCACCGGCCTGCCACAG CATCAGAACGGCATGTACGGCCTTCATCAAGGGGTTCATCACTTCAACTCGTTTGACGGCGTGCAAAGTCTGCCGCTGCTGCTCAGCCAGGCAGATGTACACACAg GTATAATTGGAAAAAAGCACGTCGGTCCTGGGTTCGTTTTCCCGTTTGATTTTGCCTACACAGAAGAAAATAACTCTGTCCTCCAAGTGGGGAGGAACATCACCAGAATCAAACTCCTGGTCCGCAAGTTTTTCCAGACTCACAAAGAAGAGGCTTTTGAGCAAAGgcaagaaagagaaaagagaaaaggcaACAGTGCGAATATAAGCGAGGAGGAGAGgccattttttctttatgttgCTTTCCACGACACGCACCGATGTGGCCATTCGCAGCCCCAGTATGGAGCTTTCTGTGAGAAGTTTGGGAATGGAGAAGTAGGGATGGGTAGAATCCCTGACTGGACACCAGTATATTACACACCAGAGCAAGTAAAG GTTCCTCCTTTTGTGCCGGACACACCTGCAGCACGAGCCGACTTGGCTGCGCAGTACACCACCGTCAGCAGGTTGGATCAGG GTATCGGTTTAGTTCTTCAAGAACTCAGAGAAGCCGGTTATGAGAACGACACTCTGATTATCTACAGCTCAGATAATGGTATCCCCTTCCCGAATGGCAGAACCAACCTGTATCGCTCCGGCACAGCGGAGCCCATGCTGGTGTCCTCTCCGGAGCACAGGGAGCGGTGGGGGAACAGCAGCCAAGCCTACGTCAGCCTGCTGG ACATCACTCCCACCATTCTGGACTGGTTCTCGGTCTCTTACCCCTCCTACAGTCTTCCTGGCAGCCCTGCCACACAGGTCCTCCTCACTGGGCGCTCCTTACTGCCTGCTTTGGTCTCTGAACCCAGCAGCTGGCACACAGTCTTCTCCAGCCAGTCCCTGCACGAG GTAACCATGTACTACCCAACTCGCTCTGTTCACCTGGGGGCGTATCACCTTCTTCACAACCTGCACTACCGCATGCCCTTCCCCATCGATCAGGATCTGTACGTGTCGCCCACCTTTCAGGACCTTCTGAACCGCACGAGGCTGCTTCAGCCGACACACTGGTTCAAAAGCCTGGATCAGTATTACTACAGAGAGCGCTGGGAGCTGTATGACATCAG CACGGATCCACTGGAAACAAAGAACCTGGCATCGGACCCGTCCTACAGCGCCGTGCTGGAGAGCCTGAGACAGCGGCTCCAGAAGTGGCAATGGGAGACGGGAGACCCCTGGGTCTGTGGACCAGACTACGTCCTGGAAGACAAACTGGAGCCACACTGCAGacccctctacaatggactctGA
- the npb gene encoding neuropeptide B, producing MERSVRFAVACVGVSLLISCYSVEAWYKQSTGPSYYSVGRASGLLSGIRRSPYVRRAESEDTLTDSGETAGNSVIPEVNREISILKNMAICVKDISPNLKSCELLRDGTGTFQCKADVFLTLDSLDCLSA from the exons ATGGAGAGGTCCGTCAGATTTGCCGTGGCGTGCGTCGGAGTGTCCCTGCTCATCTCCTGCTATTCAGTGGAAGCCTGGTACAAGCAGTCGACTGGACCCAGTTACTACTCGGTGGGTCGCGCCTCCGGTTTGTTGTCCGGCATCAGGAGGTCACCGTATGTCCGAAGAGCCGAGTCCGAAGATACGCTGACGGACAGCGGAGAGACGGCAGGTAACAGCGTGATCCCCGAGGTTAACAGGGAGATCTCCATCCTCAAAAACATG GCCATCTGCGTCAAGGACATCTCCCCAAACCTGAAGAGCTGCGAGCTGCTGCGGGACGGGACGGGCACCTTCCAGTGCAAGGCGGACGTCTTCCTCACCCTCGACTCTCTGGACTGCCTGTCCGCGTGA